Part of the Woronichinia naegeliana WA131 genome, CACCAACGGACTGCAAACGTTCTGTAATATGACTAGCTCGAATATCTGAACCCGAAACAGGGAAACGACGCTGGGCTAAAACGTAAGCCAGGGCAGACATCCCAATTCCCCCCACACCAATAAAATGGAAAGGCCGTCCACTAAAATCAACCGTTTTCACTGTAAATACTCCTCACGTGCCACACACTAGATATAAATGGGATTCCCACTCAATACGCGTCATCATAGCAAAAACTCTTACTTTGGGAATAAGTATTTTGGCCATTAAATTGGGATTTAGCCGAATTATCACCTCCATTGCGATTGGTCCTACTGGATTCCACTCTAAGGATAGAAACCTCTGATTCTTGACCTCAAACTGTTGTAGAAAGTGCCTTAAATGACTTTTTTCTGCGAAAATTGAAAATCGGGGATCGAAGTGATCTGCCTTTAGGATATGATTGGTGTCATTAAAACTTGTTTAATGTACTGAGCTAAAACACAGAGGGCAAGACGAAGTGATTAGAGTTGCGATCAATGGGTTCGGACGTATCGGACGAAACTTTTTGCGATGCTGGATAGGACGGACTAACAGCCAAATTGAAGTTGTAGGGATTAACGATACCTCTGATCCCAGAACCAATGCCCACTTGCTAAGATATGATTCGATGCTAGGCAAATTGGTTGCGGATATTAGTGCCGACGACAATTCTCTGACGGTTAACGGTAAAACCATCAAATGTGTCTCCGATCGCAATCCTTTAAATCTACCTTGGGCTGATTGGGGCGTTGATGTCATTATCGAAGCCACTGGGGTATTTATTGATTATGAAGGGGCAGGTAAGCATTTAAAGGCGGGAGCCAAAAAAGTACTTATTACTGCACCAGGTAAAGGATCCAATATTGGAACCTATGTTGTTGGAGTCAATGATAAAGACTACAGCCATGATCAATATGAAGTGATTAGTAATGCGAGTTGTACGACGAATTGTCTTGCACCAGTCGCCAAAGTTTTACATGAACAATTTGGCATTATCAAAGGCACCATGACGACAACCCATAGCTACACTGGCGATCAACGTATTCTAGATGCCAGTCATCGGGATTTGCGTCGGGCCAGAGCGGCGGCTGTCAATATTGTTCCTACCTCTACTGGGGCGGCTAAGGCTGTTGCCCTTGTTATCCCTGAACTGAAAGGTAAATTAAATGGCATTGCTTTACGGGTTCCTACTCCCAACGTTTCCATTGTTGACCTGGTAGTGCAAGTTGAGAAAAACACCATTACTGAACAGGTCAATCAAGTCCTACGGGAAGCATCTGAAGGCGAACTGAAAGGCGTTTTAGACTATACCGAATTACCTTTAGTCTCCAGTGATTTCCGAGGAACCGATTGTTCTTCCACCGTTGATGGTGGTTTAACAATGGTGATGGGGGGTGACATGGTTAAGGTGGTCGCTTGGTATGACAATGAATGGGGTTATTCCCAACGGGTTGTTGATCTAGCAGAAATTGTTGCTAAAAATTGGAAATAGTGGCAGGCAAGTGCCGGGATTGAATTTATTTCTCTCCTTTCCTTGCTTAAGATGCCATTGTTAGATCAAGAGCAGGTGTAACCAAGAGCAGGTTATGCTTGCTTTATCTTTGGGATTTTAGGAGGACACCAGAATAAATTTTGGCTAGAAACCCCTAACTCGGTCAAAATAGTCCCCATCACCTGGGCACAGTCTAACCAATGCTCGACATCAGCATACATTCGATCTGGATTAAAGTCTAAATTGTAGTGAATGACCTGGGGCAAATTGGCATATTCTTCTGAGGATTGGGGGGATAGAACTAAAAGGCGAAACGGTTTTCCCTGACATTTTTCAGTTAGTTTTTCCATCAGATCGATCACACCAGCGCGATCGCAGAAACCATTACGAACAAACAGTAACTGATCACTATGACGAATTGTGTACCAGAAACGCTCTGAACGGGCCTGATAACGGCTGTACATCCGAGCATGGATAGGAGTGGGATTATGTACGGGATCTTCGTGATCTTCCACCTCATGGGCAAAAGACAAACCTGACCAACGACGATGATAAATCCGTTTTTCCTGGGCATTGTAGTCCAAGAGGGCTGGGTTCCACATATCCTCAAAACCCTTGGCAATCATATCAGCCACATCACCCAGATTGGTTGTGCGAGTTAGGTCAAAGGGAAAAGCGGGGCCATCGTATTCCAACTTATAAAGCAACATCCTAGCCGCACATCTCGCCCCCAAAGGCAGGATCGCCACCCGACTAATAGCCGACAAAGGACAACGGTAAGCAAAGACAACGGAAGATTTAGGGGGAATCTTGACTCGACTTTCCAAACCATCGGGGCCAATCATCAACGTCCGAAAGGGAAGATCCGGATTATCGGCATCGTAATAAACGCCGGAGGGCATGGCTTTAAACACTTCCTGCACTTCTTGCCACATGGGATGGACATTATATTCGCGCTCCGTTTCATTAATGACCCGTAGATGCTGTTTATCCTCCTGCAACAGTCCTAAATGACCATCGTAAAAGAGCAGTTGAGCCTGATTGGGGGAAAAGAGGTTAAAGGCTGCGCTATATTCGAGGCTGGTCTGGGGAGGAATTTCGAGTAAGGTTTCGATCTCCCCGTCCTCGGATACCGAAAAATAGGGCAGCGTAGCAGATTGATGATTTTGGGCAATGTAAATCCCTGGAATTAAACCCGCCCTGGCTTGCAGATCGGTTTGCAGTTCTCGCCAATAGGGTGCGATTTTATAGGGAAAAGGAGAAGGATTAATAATGCGTAGGCGTTTCTCCTCTGGCCAGGCTGAGATTTCAAAATCATTATTATCCAGATAAACGGGAACCCCATTTTGCTGTTGATATTGTTGTCGTTCTAGGGCTAACTCAGCCTTGGTGACTTGAAACAGATTGAGATCAATAGCCTGATACATTAACTGATGACCCCAGGTATTCGGATGGGACGGATCAAAAGAAGCCTCTGGCCGCCAACGTCCCTTACCATCTCCTAAGACAGCCAACCAATTGAGAATGGGAATCCCCCAATTAGCCAAGCGATTGTGGGTATCCCAGAGCAACCAATGATGTTCAGGGAAATAATCGCCGTGGGGGTAAAGTCCTCCGAGAATAGGACGCGCACCTAATTCTCTGGTCATTTTGACTAAGTGCTGTAATCCGCTTTCAAAACGTCTTTGTACTCCTCGACGCTCATAGGGTTTGCAGGTGGCCAGTCCTTCATTTCCTAGGGAAAGGGCAATAATGACAATATCTGGTTTTTCTGGGGCCACCACTCTCGGAAACCGATAAATAGTACTGCCAACATTGGCTCCCGCTTCCGACACATTCACCACCTGATGTCCTTGCGCTTTTAAGGTTTGGGCCAATTGCCACGCCCAGCCTTTTAGTAACCAAGATTTCTGACCCTGGGCCACAGAGCTGCCAATAATGACAATTTTTAGTCCGTCGGTGCTTTCTTCAGTCGGTGCTTCGGCGATCGCTTGATGTAAGTAGCCAAAAGGATGGGGTTGAATATAGCCAAAGGCACCATCATCTACCGTAACGTTTTGGTTTCGTGTCTCTGGCTCAATGGCTAACCAACGATTACTACCCCAATTTTCCCATTCAATCTCACCCATTTCATCCAAGCAGAAATACTTATATTCGATGATGGGATGTTCATCAGGATTGGTTTCTAAAAGACTAGTCTCTGATGCGACGCTCTGATGTAAATCGAGAAGCTCTGTCCACCATAATGGATAGGCTGCGGCACTGGTTCGCAGGGGAATGGCTCGCTTAACATCCCACTCACCTAAGGCTGGGGTAGAACCGACAAGGGCGATGGATTTGCCTTCTTCAGTGTTGGCATTGAGTTGAAATCGATACATACAGTCTGGACGGGCGCAACGTTATAAAGACAGGATTCTAGAAGTGATTTTCTGGAAGTTGCGTTGACAATAACACATAACCTCCCCCCTGTCTGTCTAGAGAAAAACGATTACTGTTTCTTAACCTGTCAGAATTTATCAAAATTACTGCTGCGGCTGCGGCTGTAACGGGTTTCCTGCCAACTATTGCCAATTCCCTGAAGAATGCCCTTAATCATTAATCCGATCGCTCTACCAATCACCTGGGTCAAGGCAAACACAAAACCCTTGCCTAAAAATTTAACGAGCGATCGCAGTCGGGGTGAAAGGGCATCTCGTAATTCCAGTAGTAACGTCACCGTTCTAGCCAAACCTTGCAACTGGGCTAATTCCGCTTGTCGAGGGGAATAAACGGTGGTGAGGGCAATGCCTTGGGGCGAAAAATAAAACAGTTGATAGTGACTTTCAAAAATATTGGTGGGTTCTAGCCAATATCGGTTCAGTTGATAATGCCAGGCGAGGTTATTGCGAAATTTAGCAATTTCCCGTGAGGATAATAAATCCGTTTGATAAAGGGTTTGTTTAATTTCTTCATTATCAGAAAAGTAATTTAAGATAAACACCATAACACTATTGGCTAACTGCACAATTAAATGATGAAGATATAATTCCAGACGACTCAAATTTTCAAAAGGCTTGGCTTGGCCATTTTCTGGTTCACTACTCAAACTGATCCCTGATGTTTCTGATGTCTCTGTAAACAATAAATATTGCAGAATTTCAGCAACAAAGGGGATTTTATTTAAACTTTCTGTTTGAATCAATTCTCGATAAGGGGTTAAAATTGCTTGAATCGTATCAAGACGATAGGAACTTTTGGGACTACAGTATTTACCAAAGAAAGACAGCGTAACCGTTTGCCAGATTTCCACTAACATCGGACTAAAATTATCAGGTAACTGCTCTGGTGTAATCTCTAGAGCCTGAAGTTCCCTCACCACTGTTTGAACCTGATTTAAGACCAATAGCAATAATTCCTGACGTTTTAAATCCTGTAAAATATCTAATTCTAAGGGTGTTGAAGTCAGATTTCTCGTTAAAATTTGCAGGTTAGCGTAGGTTTTTTGAATGAGGAAAGAGGAGGAGTTATAGCTTTCGATAATGGATGAGTTGGAAAGTAGAGGAGGAGACGGGGAAGAGGGGGAAGAGGGGGAAGGAGGGGAATAGGGGAAAGAAACTGCTAACTGTTGGGTTTGCCACCGTAAAGAGGCAGGCATCAGATGTTTGACTAACCATTGAGCGGTTTGTAGTTCTCGTTTGCGTCCAGACCAAAAGAGTTGATCAAAACCAGAAAGGGTCGTTTGCTCCAGAACTTCTTCTACGGCTGTTAAATGGTGATCAATTTGCCCTAAGCCGGATTGAAAAAATGGCAATAACCACCGATATTGAGGAGACAGTGGGGTTCGAGGGGAGGTAGTGGGAGCATCTAGCCAATCCGTTTCTCCCTGATAAATCTTCTCCAGACCGGTGACAATGCGGGCGATCGCCGTTCCCTTGGGAAAATAACCTTCTATGCCCTTGGCTTTAGCCTTTAATAACTGAGAATAGTCCAGACTGGCAGTTAATAAACAAATTTTAAGATCGGGATAGGTACGACGCAACGACTGACAAAGTTCCCAACCCGAAGTAGAACTGTGGAGAAAAAGCGGATCGAGAAGAACCAGATCGGGAACTTGATGTTTGCATTGCTCCCATAACGCTTGGGCATTATCGACTTGACCTATAACCTGCACCTGGGTCTGATTTGCCAAGGCTGTCACCAACCCCAACCGAAAAATTGGGTCTTCGTCAACCAACAATAGTGTAAGAGGGCGATCGCTCACAGATTTTAGCCAGAAAAGAAATAGCGTTCGTTAAAAGACTAACTTAGAAATTGAAGGAATTGTTAATCGTCATGAACTTAACGTAAATTGAAAGCCTTGTTTGGCAGCGTTGGCAATGGCTCTTTATAACCAAAAAAATCAATACGATAGTCTGTAATCTTAACGCCGGTTTGAGCCTCAATGGTCGCTAGAAGATCGGGGGGTAATTCAATATGAATATCGATAATTTGCTGGGTATCTAAACAATTAATATGACTATGGGAATCGCTAATGTGGCCGTAGAGCCGACCATCACAACGTTCCACGCACTCAATAATTCCTTGACTCGATAATGCTTCTAAATTCTGATAAACCGAAGTATGGCCAATGTTTTTACCTTGCTGGTTCAGACGATCATAGATTTCCCTGGCTGAAAGATGTTCCTTGGCCTGCCAAAGCAACTCTAAAATAAAACGCCTTTGCCGACTGACCCGCATTCCCAGAGTTTGACAACGATTGAGTGCGTCACTTAGGGAGTAAATTGGCCGCAGCAACCCTTCGGGATTCTTCATAAGGAAAAAATGGGAGTTTGGAAACTCAGCGTCTTCAGACCTGAGAGGAAAAACGCAGATCGGGAATTTATTCCCCATAAAGGGGGAGACAGGAAGAGGTACAGTTCCTATCTCACTTCTAAGCTGAAGTCCGCCTATCCTGTACGACGTAAGGTTCGCTTCGCCAATGTTATACTCTAAACGGCTAAGAAATGGACTTCTAAGAAAAAACTGAAATCCATAGCTGACAAGGCTTTCTGGTATTTTCAAAAAGTCAAGCTCCAACCCGTTCAGAGTATATCTGAGCTTGTTAGGTCAACTACACTGTCTTACCCCTCGTAAAACTGTTTAATAGTTGACGATAGAGCCACAAACTAGCGACGCATTCGTGGGTATCTTGACTCAGATAACGTAGTCCTCGAAGAACTTAGGCTGGTCAGCTAACTTCAGTTAGAGGCACGAGAGCCGCCGTCACTTCAGTGCGGGGTGCTGACAGGGACAGGAAACCAGGATAGAGGATTTGACAGTATCTTAAACTCATACCCAGTTTAACTTATCCGTTCAAACTTGTGCAATATTCGTGCAATGGCTAAATCTAGACCGAATCTGGGGACTGAGGGATTGTGTTTCTTGAAATAAGAAATTGACTTTAATTCTCGTTATCAGAATTAGCAAACAATGGAGAAAATTCGATAATTATTTGAATCGACAGAGAGTCGCTATCATTAATAAACATTTAAATAAGGTCATCCATCCTTTACAATAACAGGGAAATCCATCTTGATGATTTGTTGACAGTCTTTAATCCTTTCTATGACCTATATTGCTTGGCTCATGTTCGCGCTCTTTTTTCCTGCTTCTCTAGGTATTTTGGGTCAAGTCCTTACGCCCCAACCCCTTCACCATCAATTGTTGGCCCGGGTGTGACCTTTAGTTGATGAAGGAAAAGAAAAGTGTTAACATGGGATGAAAAGTGACAAAGAGGAAACAATGATGACAGCAAAACTAATTAATGTAGAGGGTTCAAAGATAAAAATAGAACTAACATTAGAACTCAGTCGTTCAATGTTGGATACAGAAATAAATATTCAAAAAGGCTTAAACGAAGTAGGTTGCATCGCCAGCAAAGAAGCCTTGAAATATTTAGATACAGATGGTTCACCCTTAAAAATCGGTGAAGAAATCTGGAAGAGTAAGGGAGAGCAACCGAAAGAATATCAAACACCTTATGGTGAGGTTATAGTGAATCGTCATGTATATCAGCGTTCAGTAGGAGGAAAAACGTATTGCCCCTTAGAAAGAGAAGCAAGGATAATCATAACATCAACGCCATTATTGGCAAAACAGGTATCCTCAAAAATGTCAGGGATGGCAGGCAAAGAGGTGAAAAATGATTTATTAGAAAATCATGGTAGAAAAGTAGCGCTATCCTATATCCAAAGATTGAGTGAAGCAGTAGGAAGTGTGGTACAGGCAAAAGAAGAAGCGTGGAGTTATGCCCCGCCCAAGGAGGATAGCCAAATTGCAACAGTGGGAATAGGATTAGATGGAACCTGTATGCTGATGTGTGAGGATGGCTACCGTGAAGCAATGGTGGGAACCGTTTCCCTATACGATAGTGAAGGCGAACGTCAACATACAATCTATCTAGGTGCGGCACCAGAGTATGGAAAAAAGAGTTTTCTAGAAAGATTAGAAAGAGAAATTGAGCGAGCGAAAAACCGTTATCCAGAGGCAACATTGGTCGGGATAGCAGACGGGGCAGAATCAAATTGGAAGTTTTTAGAAAAGCAAACGGAAGAACAGATATTAGATTTCTATCATGCCTCTGGTTACTTAGGTGCCTTGGCAGAAGCGTTGCATCCGAATACCGTGTCAAAACAAAAAGAATGGTTGACTGAAAATTGTCGAGAACTCAAGCATGAAAAAGGAAAAGCAGGAGAACTGCTAAATCTGATGAAAGAAGTCAAAGAAGAAAAAAGTCATTCTAAGAATCTTACCGAGAAACTACAAGCGGCGATTACTTATTACGAGAATCATCAGCATCAAATGGATTATGCTGAATACATAGAGAAAAAGTATCCGATTGGTTCAGGTGTTACGGAAGCAGCTTGTAAGACGTTGGTCAAACAACGATTATGTTGTTCAGGGATGCGATGGAAGGAAAAAGGAGCAGGAATTATTTTGAGCCTACGAGCTTTGGTATTGACCAAGGAACGATGGAGTCAATTTTGGGCAAAACTTGATCAATATGGGTTCCCTGTAGAACCCTGATTACAACAGCTTTTATCAACTAAAGGTCGCACCCGTTGGCCCTCGGTTTATTTCTTTTGGCGATCGATCAGGCTCGAATGGCCGTAGTCGATTTAGAACAGATTGCAATGGTCAAAAACCAAACCCTCGATCCGCGTCTTACCCGTTTTTATTGGGTAACAATTAGTACCATTATTATTGAATTAATGGGTTTTTATTTAGCTTCTCAATATTTAGGGATTGGCATTCTCTTCGTTTTAGGTAGCCAGGTTTGGTTTAATGCGATTGTCCATATTCAGATTGATCCTGTTCAGGCAAATCCCATTCAAGAAAAGCCGAATATGGAAAAGAGCCTACTTTTTTTAGCTAATTTACTGGGAATGATACTGATTGGTCTTTGGATCGCAAGAATTACACCTATGGCTATTGTGTTAAGTCTTTGGGCGATCGCGATCGCCTATGGAGGAATTAAAATTGTGCAATCTTTCCCAATCCGACTCAACCAAAATGAGAACCCTTAAGCAAAAAATCTCTCCGTCAGATCCCGTTGACCAAAGCGCAACCAGAGCCAGCTATTTAAACCGAAGCAACTTAAAGAGAGGGTCAGTAAAATGAAGGTAACGGGCGTAACCACGCCAATAATGAACCAAGTTCCCACATGGAAAAGCATTAAACCCGTAAGTAGAACATCTAAGCTAACAGATAGGGTAAGAGATAAACGGCGACGCTGAAAAACAACAAAAAGTAAAGATTGCAGGGTTGTGATTAAGATGGCTGGAACGAGGAAAGCACAGATCGAAATACAGTAAGTTCGAGAAAATTCGCTGGCTAGTGTTAAAAAAGACATTTTTATAAAATAACAATCCTGATTATCCAACTATTATAGCAAAAAATGAGGATTACGGTAAAACTCAATCTTCACAAAATCACTGTTTTGGATGGTATATCTTCCTTAGAATCCAAGGAATAGGAGAATAAATTGCTAAAGTTTCTCTAATATTTTTCGGAATATTTATTTTTTTTAAGATCCAAATATGATCATGATCATGCTCAAAAGGCAATACTTTCTTTTTTTGCCAATTTTCAGGTAATAAAATCGAGAATTGCTGTTGCCGTTTCGGTTGCTTTTTCTAAGTGGGGAACATGGCCACATTCAGGAATCCAACATAATCGACTCTGGGGAATCCTTTGTTGGAATTTGGTAGCCGCTTTTGTTCCTAAAATTTTGTCCTCTTCGCCCCAGATAATCAGCGTTGAGGGTAATAAGGTGGGTAACAGAGCTGCAAAAGAGTCGTAACCCCCACTCTTGGTAAAGGCAATTAAGCTGATACATTTATGCGACAGAAAGCGATATATTACCGCATTTTGCAACAATAGCATCACCCTCGTTACTGAGAGTGAAGGTCGTACCCGACAAAGCCTTGAGCATAATACCCAAAGCACCATTCCAATCGCGTGGAATAACGTGGTCACAAACGGGACATCGAAAAACCTTAGAACCACCTAGTTTTGTGTGGATATGTCCGCATTTCATACAAGTTTTGCTGGTAAATTCTTCTGTCACGTCAAACACCTGACAGCCACTTAACTCAGCTTTATTTTTAAGGACTTGTTTGAACCGATAATGCGCCCAGGTCAACATTTGTCGGGCAGTTTTACTTCTGATTTTTCGCTTGGAACGATTGGTCATTTCTGACGTTTCAAACTTTGGCAGCAAGATAGCTGGATATTTTTTTGTTAAGTAGGGCTTGCTGAAAAAAGCTGAAACCTTTACGGAGAAAAATAGTAGGCGAATTAAGAACCGCTAGAATGCACGAAAATAGGGTAGAATGCCTCAAAACCATTGCATTAAGAAGAGAGAAAGCAGATGTACCGAAAGCAACAGTACTCAATTGAAACACCAGAAAACTTGAAAAATCTGTTCGGCGGGCAGTTAGACGAAGAAAATCGTTGGATAGAAATGTCAAAAATGATTCCCTGGGAAGAATATGAGGAAGAATATGCAAAAAACTTCACAGAAAAAAAAGGAGCCCCAGCCAAATCATTTAGAATGGCATTAGGAGCATTAATTATCAAAGAAATTTCAGGAAAAAGTGACAGAGAAACAGTAGAACAAATAAAAGAGAACCCTTATTTACAGTACTTTATAGGAATGGAAAGCTATAGTAGCAAAGAAGCATTTAATGCGTCAATGATGGTTCATTTTCGTAAAAAAATAGGAATG contains:
- a CDS encoding type I glyceraldehyde-3-phosphate dehydrogenase translates to MIRVAINGFGRIGRNFLRCWIGRTNSQIEVVGINDTSDPRTNAHLLRYDSMLGKLVADISADDNSLTVNGKTIKCVSDRNPLNLPWADWGVDVIIEATGVFIDYEGAGKHLKAGAKKVLITAPGKGSNIGTYVVGVNDKDYSHDQYEVISNASCTTNCLAPVAKVLHEQFGIIKGTMTTTHSYTGDQRILDASHRDLRRARAAAVNIVPTSTGAAKAVALVIPELKGKLNGIALRVPTPNVSIVDLVVQVEKNTITEQVNQVLREASEGELKGVLDYTELPLVSSDFRGTDCSSTVDGGLTMVMGGDMVKVVAWYDNEWGYSQRVVDLAEIVAKNWK
- a CDS encoding DUF1796 family putative cysteine peptidase codes for the protein MYRFQLNANTEEGKSIALVGSTPALGEWDVKRAIPLRTSAAAYPLWWTELLDLHQSVASETSLLETNPDEHPIIEYKYFCLDEMGEIEWENWGSNRWLAIEPETRNQNVTVDDGAFGYIQPHPFGYLHQAIAEAPTEESTDGLKIVIIGSSVAQGQKSWLLKGWAWQLAQTLKAQGHQVVNVSEAGANVGSTIYRFPRVVAPEKPDIVIIALSLGNEGLATCKPYERRGVQRRFESGLQHLVKMTRELGARPILGGLYPHGDYFPEHHWLLWDTHNRLANWGIPILNWLAVLGDGKGRWRPEASFDPSHPNTWGHQLMYQAIDLNLFQVTKAELALERQQYQQQNGVPVYLDNNDFEISAWPEEKRLRIINPSPFPYKIAPYWRELQTDLQARAGLIPGIYIAQNHQSATLPYFSVSEDGEIETLLEIPPQTSLEYSAAFNLFSPNQAQLLFYDGHLGLLQEDKQHLRVINETEREYNVHPMWQEVQEVFKAMPSGVYYDADNPDLPFRTLMIGPDGLESRVKIPPKSSVVFAYRCPLSAISRVAILPLGARCAARMLLYKLEYDGPAFPFDLTRTTNLGDVADMIAKGFEDMWNPALLDYNAQEKRIYHRRWSGLSFAHEVEDHEDPVHNPTPIHARMYSRYQARSERFWYTIRHSDQLLFVRNGFCDRAGVIDLMEKLTEKCQGKPFRLLVLSPQSSEEYANLPQVIHYNLDFNPDRMYADVEHWLDCAQVMGTILTELGVSSQNLFWCPPKIPKIKQA
- a CDS encoding DUF3685 domain-containing protein; the protein is MTALANQTQVQVIGQVDNAQALWEQCKHQVPDLVLLDPLFLHSSTSGWELCQSLRRTYPDLKICLLTASLDYSQLLKAKAKGIEGYFPKGTAIARIVTGLEKIYQGETDWLDAPTTSPRTPLSPQYRWLLPFFQSGLGQIDHHLTAVEEVLEQTTLSGFDQLFWSGRKRELQTAQWLVKHLMPASLRWQTQQLAVSFPYSPPSPSSPSSPSPPLLSNSSIIESYNSSSFLIQKTYANLQILTRNLTSTPLELDILQDLKRQELLLLVLNQVQTVVRELQALEITPEQLPDNFSPMLVEIWQTVTLSFFGKYCSPKSSYRLDTIQAILTPYRELIQTESLNKIPFVAEILQYLLFTETSETSGISLSSEPENGQAKPFENLSRLELYLHHLIVQLANSVMVFILNYFSDNEEIKQTLYQTDLLSSREIAKFRNNLAWHYQLNRYWLEPTNIFESHYQLFYFSPQGIALTTVYSPRQAELAQLQGLARTVTLLLELRDALSPRLRSLVKFLGKGFVFALTQVIGRAIGLMIKGILQGIGNSWQETRYSRSRSSNFDKF
- a CDS encoding transcriptional repressor, whose protein sequence is MKNPEGLLRPIYSLSDALNRCQTLGMRVSRQRRFILELLWQAKEHLSAREIYDRLNQQGKNIGHTSVYQNLEALSSQGIIECVERCDGRLYGHISDSHSHINCLDTQQIIDIHIELPPDLLATIEAQTGVKITDYRIDFFGYKEPLPTLPNKAFNLR
- a CDS encoding ISKra4 family transposase — encoded protein: MTAKLINVEGSKIKIELTLELSRSMLDTEINIQKGLNEVGCIASKEALKYLDTDGSPLKIGEEIWKSKGEQPKEYQTPYGEVIVNRHVYQRSVGGKTYCPLEREARIIITSTPLLAKQVSSKMSGMAGKEVKNDLLENHGRKVALSYIQRLSEAVGSVVQAKEEAWSYAPPKEDSQIATVGIGLDGTCMLMCEDGYREAMVGTVSLYDSEGERQHTIYLGAAPEYGKKSFLERLEREIERAKNRYPEATLVGIADGAESNWKFLEKQTEEQILDFYHASGYLGALAEALHPNTVSKQKEWLTENCRELKHEKGKAGELLNLMKEVKEEKSHSKNLTEKLQAAITYYENHQHQMDYAEYIEKKYPIGSGVTEAACKTLVKQRLCCSGMRWKEKGAGIILSLRALVLTKERWSQFWAKLDQYGFPVEP
- a CDS encoding alpha/beta hydrolase, yielding MLLLQNAVIYRFLSHKCISLIAFTKSGGYDSFAALLPTLLPSTLIIWGEEDKILGTKAATKFQQRIPQSRLCWIPECGHVPHLEKATETATAILDFIT
- a CDS encoding transposase, translated to MLTWAHYRFKQVLKNKAELSGCQVFDVTEEFTSKTCMKCGHIHTKLGGSKVFRCPVCDHVIPRDWNGALGIMLKALSGTTFTLSNEGDAIVAKCGNISLSVA